A part of Desulfovibrio sp. Huiquan2017 genomic DNA contains:
- the cbiE gene encoding precorrin-6y C5,15-methyltransferase (decarboxylating) subunit CbiE, producing the protein MTKMEPVRIIGLPPGSLVPSGSASAALAGADLVVGGKRLLSACPNELIPAHAHRLAITGPLKPIIETVRKTANKGRKVVVLADGDPLFYGIGKRLGEELGRENLIIEPSLSTVQLAAAKLALPWQDMDFVSLHGRDDYAPLYAALVRADLIAVFTDAVNTPAEVARALQERGADCFTMTVLENLGAPDELIRPLTLWETWGMEFAPLNMVILERQYPPEIPLSLGIPDHFYLHQKNLITKLPVRAAGLAHLGVAPDSTVWDLGAGCGSVAIEASHLARRGRVFAVERNKTRAAMIRENIRRTGAWLVDVILGDMPEALKDLPEPDRIFIGGGLGGESNQDTALLDTACRKLRPRGRIVVHCILLDSLHTAKDHFQAQGWHFGVTQLQASATDSLAGDLRFKAQNPVFVLWAEKP; encoded by the coding sequence ATGACCAAGATGGAACCCGTCCGCATCATCGGGCTGCCGCCCGGCTCCCTCGTCCCGTCCGGTTCCGCCTCGGCGGCCCTGGCCGGGGCCGACCTGGTGGTAGGCGGCAAACGACTGCTCTCGGCCTGCCCGAACGAACTGATCCCGGCGCACGCCCACAGGCTGGCCATCACCGGCCCGCTCAAACCGATCATCGAAACCGTGCGCAAGACCGCCAACAAAGGGCGCAAGGTCGTGGTCCTGGCCGACGGCGACCCGCTCTTCTACGGCATCGGCAAACGGCTGGGCGAGGAGCTGGGCAGGGAAAACCTGATCATCGAGCCGAGCCTGTCCACGGTGCAGTTGGCCGCCGCCAAGCTGGCCCTGCCATGGCAGGACATGGATTTCGTCTCCCTGCACGGGCGTGACGACTATGCGCCGCTTTACGCGGCATTGGTCCGCGCGGACCTGATCGCGGTCTTCACCGATGCGGTGAACACGCCGGCCGAAGTGGCCCGCGCCCTGCAGGAACGCGGCGCGGACTGCTTCACCATGACCGTGCTCGAAAACCTGGGCGCGCCGGACGAACTCATCCGGCCCCTGACCCTGTGGGAAACCTGGGGCATGGAATTCGCGCCACTCAACATGGTCATCCTGGAACGGCAATATCCGCCGGAAATTCCTCTGTCGCTCGGCATCCCGGACCATTTCTACCTGCACCAGAAGAACCTGATCACCAAGCTGCCCGTGCGCGCGGCCGGGCTGGCCCATCTGGGCGTGGCCCCGGATTCCACGGTCTGGGACCTGGGCGCGGGTTGCGGATCCGTGGCCATCGAAGCGTCGCACCTGGCGAGGCGGGGCAGGGTCTTCGCCGTGGAACGGAACAAGACCCGGGCGGCCATGATCCGCGAAAACATCCGGCGCACCGGGGCATGGCTGGTGGACGTGATCCTCGGCGACATGCCCGAGGCGCTCAAGGACCTGCCCGAGCCGGACCGCATCTTCATCGGCGGGGGCCTGGGCGGCGAATCCAATCAGGACACCGCCCTGCTCGACACCGCCTGCCGCAAGCTCAGACCGCGCGGCCGCATCGTGGTCCACTGCATCCTGCTCGATTCCCTGCACACGGCCAAGGACCACTTCCAGGCCCAGGGCTGGCACTTCGGCGTGACCCAGCTTCAGGCCTCGGCAACGGACTCCCTGGCCGGGGACCTGCGCTTCAAGGCGCAGAATCCGGTCTTCGTGCTTTGGGCCGAAAAACCTTAG
- the fsa gene encoding fructose-6-phosphate aldolase yields MQFFLDTANLDQIREVGELGLLDGVTTNPTLMSREGGDWRRQAARICEMVDGPVSLEVIGTAHEEMIKEAKDLVSFGTNVVVKIPMIPEGLKALRELTERGIRTNVTLVFSPTQALLAAKLGATYVSPFVGRLDGLSQSGMQAVEQMRTIFDNYAFDTKILVASVRHPMHVLEAGLVGADVITLPYSTIMQLMQHPLTDKGLAAFLADWEAFQKGA; encoded by the coding sequence ATGCAGTTTTTTCTCGATACCGCCAACCTGGATCAGATCCGCGAAGTGGGCGAACTCGGCCTGCTCGACGGCGTGACCACCAACCCCACCCTCATGTCCCGTGAGGGCGGCGACTGGCGCAGGCAGGCCGCGCGCATCTGCGAGATGGTGGACGGCCCGGTCTCGCTGGAGGTCATCGGCACCGCCCATGAGGAGATGATCAAGGAAGCCAAGGACCTGGTCTCCTTCGGCACCAACGTGGTGGTCAAGATTCCCATGATCCCCGAGGGGCTCAAGGCCCTCAGGGAACTGACCGAGCGCGGCATCCGGACCAACGTAACCCTGGTCTTCTCGCCCACCCAGGCCCTGCTGGCGGCCAAGCTCGGGGCCACCTACGTGTCGCCCTTCGTGGGGCGGCTCGACGGTCTGAGCCAGTCCGGCATGCAGGCCGTGGAGCAGATGCGGACCATCTTCGACAATTACGCCTTCGACACCAAGATCCTGGTCGCCTCGGTGCGCCACCCCATGCATGTGCTCGAAGCCGGGTTGGTCGGCGCGGACGTCATCACCCTGCCGTATTCGACAATCATGCAGCTTATGCAGCATCCCCTGACCGACAAGGGGCTGGCCGCGTTCCTGGCCGACTGGGAGGCATTCCAGAAAGGCGCATAG
- the amrA gene encoding AmmeMemoRadiSam system protein A, which yields MSNFRFELTDGEKRYLKDLVVQSIASGLGLGDGPSAPPDPPTDKLREHLGAFVTLKLHDRLRGCIGNVRGSGELYRTVWEMARSAAFRDPRFPAVTEDEFHALEYEISILSPIEPCPDPELVEVGRHGLIMSRGMQSGLLLPQVPVEWQWNRETFLAQTCVKAGLPSNAWKDPDTTIFWFEAEVF from the coding sequence ATGTCGAATTTCCGTTTTGAATTGACCGACGGCGAGAAGCGGTACCTCAAGGACCTGGTGGTCCAATCCATCGCCTCTGGCCTCGGCCTGGGCGACGGCCCGTCCGCTCCGCCCGATCCGCCCACGGACAAGCTGCGCGAGCACCTGGGGGCCTTTGTCACCCTCAAGCTCCACGACAGGCTGCGCGGCTGCATCGGCAACGTCCGGGGATCGGGCGAGCTGTACCGCACGGTCTGGGAAATGGCCCGTTCGGCGGCCTTCCGCGACCCGCGCTTCCCGGCCGTGACCGAGGATGAATTCCACGCGCTGGAATACGAGATATCCATCCTCAGCCCCATCGAGCCGTGCCCGGACCCGGAGCTGGTCGAGGTCGGCCGCCACGGGCTGATCATGAGCCGGGGGATGCAGTCCGGCCTGCTCCTGCCCCAGGTGCCGGTGGAATGGCAATGGAACCGGGAGACCTTCCTGGCCCAGACTTGCGTCAAGGCCGGGTTGCCGAGCAACGCCTGGAAGGACCCGGACACCACCATTTTCTGGTTCGAGGCCGAAGTCTTCTGA
- a CDS encoding HD-GYP domain-containing protein, protein MIKKIPITALRPGMNVVKVASDQWHHLPYLYSEPGIIESEQDVARLLELGYQEAFVDTGDQEGMSEETPLARVVAERKHDRERPERVPFREAISSAMVTYEDAMTHAMQIVQDAKLGRKMDYGASLETASAIVESAVSNPDTLVCLAKLSEFDNYTYTHCINVAAISVVFGEYIGMPREELVLLGVAGMMHDLGKTTVPARIINKPGPLTPIEREEIRRHPEYGCRILQRNSEIPAKVMRGVMHHHERHNGSGYPVGLARKDIPAFARILCLADVYDALTSDRCYKNAILPNKALGIMYGMRDQDFDPTEVQLFIKCLGIFPAGSFVRLNTGEYALVFEANSREPLHPKIRIIMDAEMKPIRTRDVDLTTQPGDGGAIEILECADPSSYRKDLINYLTAR, encoded by the coding sequence ATGATAAAGAAAATCCCCATCACGGCGCTGAGGCCCGGCATGAATGTGGTCAAGGTGGCCAGTGACCAGTGGCACCATCTGCCCTATCTGTACTCGGAACCCGGCATCATCGAATCCGAACAGGACGTGGCCCGTCTGCTGGAGCTGGGCTACCAGGAAGCCTTCGTGGACACCGGAGACCAAGAGGGCATGTCCGAAGAAACCCCTCTGGCCCGGGTCGTCGCCGAGCGGAAGCATGACCGCGAACGTCCCGAGCGCGTCCCGTTCCGGGAAGCCATCTCCTCGGCCATGGTCACCTACGAGGACGCCATGACCCACGCCATGCAGATCGTCCAGGACGCCAAGCTCGGGCGCAAGATGGACTACGGCGCCTCGCTGGAGACGGCCAGCGCCATCGTCGAGTCGGCCGTATCCAATCCCGACACCCTGGTCTGTCTGGCCAAATTATCCGAATTCGACAACTATACCTACACCCACTGCATCAATGTGGCCGCCATCAGCGTGGTCTTCGGGGAGTACATCGGCATGCCCCGCGAAGAGCTTGTCCTGCTCGGCGTGGCCGGGATGATGCACGACCTGGGCAAGACCACGGTCCCGGCCCGGATCATCAACAAGCCCGGGCCCCTGACTCCGATCGAACGCGAGGAAATCCGCCGCCACCCCGAATATGGCTGCCGGATCCTGCAACGCAACAGCGAAATTCCGGCCAAGGTCATGCGGGGGGTCATGCACCACCACGAACGCCACAACGGTTCGGGCTACCCGGTGGGCCTGGCCCGCAAGGACATCCCGGCCTTTGCCCGCATTCTCTGCCTGGCCGACGTGTACGACGCCCTGACCTCGGACCGTTGCTACAAGAACGCCATCCTGCCCAACAAGGCGCTCGGCATCATGTACGGCATGCGCGACCAGGACTTCGATCCCACCGAGGTCCAATTGTTCATCAAGTGTCTGGGTATTTTCCCGGCGGGCAGTTTTGTCCGCCTGAACACGGGCGAATACGCCCTGGTCTTCGAGGCCAACTCGCGCGAACCTCTTCACCCGAAAATCCGAATCATCATGGACGCGGAGATGAAGCCCATCCGCACACGGGACGTGGACCTGACCACCCAGCCCGGGGACGGCGGGGCCATTGAGATACTGGAATGCGCCGATCCCTCATCCTACCGCAAGGACCTCATAAACTACCTGACCGCCCGCTGA
- a CDS encoding MFS transporter, which produces MPPARPPSRTPPDGPPSAPLRALVSWALYDWANSGFAALVQTFVFAAYFARAVAGNETLGTAWWGNMMGVAGLVIGLGGPVLGAVADHTGRRKPWLAVFTTLCIAATALLWFVRPDPAFVLPALVLAGIGTIGSEYAMIFYNSMLPDLAERTRIGRWSGWGWGLGYAGGLVLLVLALYGLVRAPGWFGIPHHDALNVRAVMPLTALWYLVFCLPLFLFTPDTPSARVPLSRAVAGAAARLRGSLRDLRNHRHIALFLLARMFYNDGLTTMFAFGGIYAAATFGMDSSEVIVFGIGLNVTAGLGAAAFAWLDDRLGSRRTILLSLMGLVVPGTAILLVKSKTLFWIFGLAIGIFVGPVQASSRSWLAHAAPAEVRTEMFGLMALSGKLTSFLGPFLVGWLTLATNSQRLGMSAVIGLLAVGLAGMLFVPEATAHGREQDRA; this is translated from the coding sequence ATGCCCCCTGCCCGTCCACCATCCCGCACCCCACCCGACGGACCGCCGAGCGCACCGCTCCGGGCGCTGGTCTCCTGGGCCCTGTACGACTGGGCCAACTCGGGCTTTGCGGCCCTGGTCCAAACCTTCGTCTTCGCCGCCTACTTCGCCCGGGCCGTGGCCGGGAACGAGACCCTGGGCACGGCATGGTGGGGAAACATGATGGGCGTGGCCGGGCTGGTCATCGGCCTGGGCGGGCCCGTGCTCGGGGCCGTGGCCGACCACACGGGCAGGCGTAAGCCGTGGCTGGCCGTCTTCACCACGCTGTGCATCGCGGCCACGGCGCTGCTGTGGTTCGTCCGGCCGGACCCCGCCTTTGTCCTGCCCGCCCTGGTCCTGGCCGGGATCGGGACCATCGGCAGCGAGTACGCCATGATCTTCTACAACTCCATGCTCCCCGACCTGGCCGAAAGGACGCGCATCGGCCGCTGGTCCGGCTGGGGCTGGGGGTTGGGCTACGCGGGCGGGCTGGTCCTGCTGGTCCTCGCCCTGTATGGTCTGGTCCGGGCGCCCGGCTGGTTCGGCATACCGCATCATGACGCCCTGAACGTGCGCGCGGTCATGCCCCTGACCGCCCTGTGGTACCTGGTCTTCTGCCTGCCCCTCTTCCTGTTCACCCCGGACACGCCGTCCGCGCGCGTTCCTCTCTCCCGCGCCGTTGCCGGGGCCGCGGCCCGGCTGCGCGGTTCGCTCAGGGACCTGCGCAACCACCGGCACATAGCCCTGTTTCTCCTGGCCCGCATGTTCTACAACGACGGGCTGACCACCATGTTCGCCTTCGGCGGCATCTATGCGGCTGCGACCTTCGGCATGGATTCAAGCGAGGTCATCGTCTTCGGCATCGGCCTGAACGTCACCGCCGGACTGGGCGCGGCTGCCTTCGCCTGGCTGGACGACCGGCTGGGGTCCCGGCGGACCATACTGCTCTCCCTCATGGGACTGGTGGTCCCGGGCACGGCCATTCTGCTGGTCAAAAGCAAAACCCTGTTCTGGATTTTCGGACTGGCCATCGGTATATTCGTAGGGCCGGTCCAGGCTTCGAGCCGGTCCTGGCTGGCCCACGCGGCCCCGGCGGAGGTACGCACCGAAATGTTCGGGCTCATGGCCCTGTCCGGCAAACTGACTTCGTTTCTCGGGCCATTTCTGGTGGGCTGGCTGACCCTGGCCACGAACAGCCAGCGGCTGGGCATGTCCGCCGTGATCGGGCTGCTGGCCGTCGGCCTGGCGGGCATGCTCTTCGTGCCCGAGGCGACCGCGCACGGGCGCGAACAAGACCGGGCGTGA
- a CDS encoding transporter substrate-binding domain-containing protein, translating to MTCRSILLAAFFFFLLPVLAAAPAGAGEPVVLVTGDYPPYIVTDGTRPGLLTEIVQAAFAQVGVETRILFRPWRRCALMVREGEAFGTYPYGRTAQRAEYAWFSDTIWVCRNVFFYLKGRLGQFDYTTLEALRGYVIAGTSGHYYEETFKEKGLTVDYAPGEASGVRRLWELRAALFAEDELVGWTLIRRIFPSRAHVFGSTPTPWNLNPQHLMVSKAYPGARKLLARFNKGLAAIRANGTYDRLVGSYFGPGRQPFGKSGSKAP from the coding sequence ATGACTTGTCGATCCATCCTTCTTGCCGCGTTCTTCTTCTTCCTGCTTCCGGTCCTGGCTGCGGCCCCGGCCGGGGCCGGGGAACCCGTCGTGCTGGTTACCGGCGACTACCCGCCCTACATCGTGACCGACGGAACCCGGCCAGGTCTGCTGACCGAGATCGTTCAGGCCGCTTTTGCCCAGGTCGGGGTGGAGACGAGGATATTGTTCCGCCCTTGGCGGCGGTGCGCCCTGATGGTCCGCGAGGGCGAGGCCTTTGGGACCTATCCATACGGGCGCACCGCCCAGCGCGCCGAGTATGCCTGGTTCAGCGATACCATCTGGGTCTGCCGCAACGTCTTCTTCTATCTCAAAGGGCGGCTCGGCCAATTCGACTACACCACTCTTGAGGCCCTGCGCGGTTACGTCATCGCCGGGACCTCGGGCCACTACTATGAGGAGACGTTCAAGGAAAAGGGCCTTACCGTGGATTACGCCCCCGGCGAGGCTTCGGGCGTGCGCAGACTGTGGGAGTTGCGCGCCGCCCTGTTCGCCGAGGACGAACTGGTGGGGTGGACCCTGATTCGTCGCATTTTCCCCTCCCGGGCTCACGTCTTCGGCTCCACGCCCACGCCGTGGAACCTCAATCCGCAGCACCTCATGGTTTCCAAGGCCTATCCCGGCGCGCGGAAACTCCTGGCCCGGTTCAACAAAGGGCTGGCGGCCATCCGTGCGAACGGCACCTACGACAGGCTGGTTGGGAGCTATTTCGGCCCGGGCCGGCAACCTTTCGGAAAATCGGGAAGCAAGGCTCCCTAA
- a CDS encoding PilZ domain-containing protein, with amino-acid sequence MPDTADKETNNTIAPPATKVLKMPGVQLRVALGKDVVIRVPGAEQPYQGRIVGFDPYEYLIASVRLPGRIRRQLSLGGQLIVKYIHQGTVYGFKTTTYNTVTSPTSLIIFAYPTVIEKMELRRDPRTKCNLDGKIQTENGEYECMVVNISAMGCKASVRARARDPLARLEVGDTLVILVNLGTEGPLKLPIVVRNIQRERGLYTLGTMFLDPNEIEEERIGIYLERMRRLTC; translated from the coding sequence ATGCCCGACACGGCCGACAAGGAAACAAACAATACCATCGCCCCTCCCGCAACCAAAGTCCTGAAGATGCCCGGCGTGCAGTTGCGCGTCGCTTTGGGAAAGGACGTGGTCATCCGGGTGCCGGGCGCGGAGCAGCCCTACCAAGGGCGCATTGTGGGCTTCGATCCCTATGAATACCTCATCGCCTCGGTCCGCCTGCCCGGCCGCATCCGTCGGCAGTTGAGCCTGGGCGGCCAGCTCATCGTCAAGTACATCCACCAGGGCACGGTCTACGGCTTCAAGACAACGACGTACAATACCGTCACATCACCCACCTCGCTGATCATCTTCGCCTACCCCACGGTCATCGAAAAGATGGAACTGCGAAGGGACCCCCGGACCAAATGCAACCTCGACGGCAAGATCCAAACCGAGAACGGTGAGTACGAATGCATGGTCGTCAACATCAGCGCCATGGGCTGCAAGGCCTCGGTCCGCGCCCGGGCGCGGGACCCCCTCGCCCGGCTCGAAGTGGGCGACACACTGGTGATCCTCGTCAATCTGGGTACCGAGGGCCCCCTCAAGCTGCCCATCGTTGTTCGGAACATCCAACGGGAACGCGGCTTGTACACCCTCGGGACCATGTTCCTCGACCCGAACGAGATCGAAGAGGAACGCATCGGCATCTATCTGGAAAGAATGCGCAGACTGACCTGCTAA